CTTTTTTCATTTAATACCGAACCCCATGCAAGTCATCACTTCGTGTAAGAAATCCCAATTTGGGCAATCAAAGGCCTTCTCAAAATCCACTTTGAAGATAAAGCTCTTTTGGCATTTTGATTTGAGATAAGTGAATGCTTCATTTGCGATTAAGACTCCATTAAGAATAAACCTTCCTTTTAGAAATGCACTTTGCTCCCCCCGACTACTTTTGGGACCATCTTCCTTATTCGAATAGACAATATCTTTACAACGATTTTGTAATAACTTCCGATTAATCTTGTTGGACGATACTCTGATAAACCGCTTGTATTTAGCTTCTTTGGAACTAATGTCACAAAGGATGCGTTGCACCCCTTAGAAATCTCCCCCGTTACCAAAAATTCATCAATAGCCGAACATATATCATGTTTTATTATTTTCCAAATTTTTTTGAAAAAGAGGAAATTGAACCCATCCGGTCCCGGGCTTTATTATTTGCACATTCTTTAATCGCCGACCATATTTCGAGTTCTGTAAATTTCTCTTCTAACAGATTAGCATCATCACTTGACAACACCTTGTCATTTAGGTTTGCAAGACTCGGTCTGTTAAGTGCAGGTTGCTCGAATTGTCTTTTGAAATGTGTTCGGGCAGCTTCTTTTGTTTCTTCCGGTTGTTCGTTCCAAATCCCGTTTATGCTTAGTCCTCTTATATTGCATTTGTTATAATTATGCCTGATCACCAAATGAAAATATTTCATATTTTCATCGCCACTTATGGTCCATCGAATCCTCGCCTTTTGTTTTAGCATGTTCGATTTAGTTTTGTCTTTCTCGAACATTTCCTTTCTTGAGTCTAGGTAAACTTTCAATTCTGCTTCAGATACATTGCGATTTTCAACTTGTTGTACCCAAGAATTCACCACCTTTTTTAGCTCTTTTATTTCCTTAACTAAGTTCCCAAGCTTTGAACAACACCTATGCTTCAGCTTATATTTAACCTTTTTTTAGTTTCTGAAGTAAAATACAGGCTTTTTTAAAACCCTCCATCACCTCATCACATGTATCTTTTATAACTTGTTGGACCCCTTCCAGCTCGTACCATTCGTCAAATATCTTAATGGGCTTTGGTCCGAAATCAACATGGCTATCCCTGAGCATTATTGGACAGTGATCTGAGATATCTCTATCAAAAACAGTGGCTATAAGATTTTCCCAAATTAAGAAGACCTTTTCCGAAACAAGAAACCTGTCAAGCTTACTCAATTTCTTTCCATCACCACTTATCCTTGTATATTTTCTATCACCCAAAGGAACATCAATTAGGCAATTATCATTGATGAATTTGTTGAATCTCCTTGCCCTACAATCGATGAAATTacaatttttctttttcgattctTCCCGAACCTCATTGAAATCACCGCAAATGACCCAAGGTAAATTGATGTCGAAAACAAGTTTATCTAGATCCTCCCACATTTTAACTTTTCCCTCATCGAAATGTGGCTCATACACATTAACAACGAACGAGTGTTGATTTTTTTGGACCCAACGACCACTAATACCAATGTAATACTCACTTACTGTTGTATCatctgttggagtatgatacaaattcaaagcgagcggaagcatttttaaaactttacaaaatcatactcttccacggatcattgtacaaaactttagcaaacaaaataaattaacgaaatcgaacaagagaagattagaatacaacctttgtagcctttttgaagatcgaatttgaaaactcaaagaagagttcctctaaacggtagacacccaaagttccaaccttgttttgatctataccttctacttaacggatcttttcttcttccttatttccaccaaaaacggaacccaattatagatttcaagtattttggttacttgaaaatgtgaaagaaaatagcatttttgtatgtgtgttttgtatcttttgtataacttttccaataccaagacttggtattatatattacataattgatacaattaatacatctagtacaaatgtaataaataaagatttggaaagatttgcaaaatcaaatctttatataaaataagatttacaaaatcaaatcatattttataaatcaaatcaaatcttatatcttatataaaatatgatttgcaaaatctaatcaaatctctacatatttagatttgtaagtatatgtatacacataaaaaaaacttacttaatttattaaaccattaactaatgattaataaattaatttccgattagaaggtatatcaaacaattttacgattggcctttgtgtgtgaccgaataggataaatggacttttattatttaatgttgtaacgtcctcccaatagggtctggaagaaacgttactaatatcaaataaaccaacatattataatacgagaacaatactaaatgagaaaatttaactttattgagtacgcagcggaaaatgaaatgtcgttacaataatggaaataacgataaagtaattgttcatatgcagaagtaataaatgcgatatctcttgatcctaagtccaagtagcatcacataagtagtagataagaaagcttgaatcaaacagcacctgagacaaaacatgctaaagtgtcaaccaaaaaggttgagtgaagttcataggtttaacaaaagtagttatcgttgtttttagaccacaagatttagttgtaaagttgatctcccgcaggatcaaaaagtagatctcgcagatccaaaagttatgccagtgcgtgatatttagactaaacgttcaagtttgccccatgacaagttgtgtctgtccttgtcggtttaatttcattatcaagtaatacaaagacttagtcaaatgtatcggggacgttactcccgataggcctacccccaataaataagcatgccgcagcacttaaaaatatcactgtagggacttagtcggacatagccgggtatagcatagttttagcagttggtacttgtgtctaaattgtaaatagtaaaagcagcatgtgtctcaccccaaataaattaaataagtttgctagcaataaagaatggggctatgaattcaccttagtaagtagagagagttattcctcggaatagagagttgaacgagtgagcaggaaagtcaacctattgacatttaagagtagttaagtgttttgcccatgtttaagtttaagtatgtgtttaagtatagtttgttttactaagtttctattcctagtaagttactatttttataaagtttctatttttagaaagtttcttattttactaagtttctatgactagagagtttctacttttatgagtgtttccattttagaatacttgccgtattagataagcttccaatcacccctttccc
This genomic stretch from Rutidosis leptorrhynchoides isolate AG116_Rl617_1_P2 chromosome 11, CSIRO_AGI_Rlap_v1, whole genome shotgun sequence harbors:
- the LOC139874618 gene encoding uncharacterized protein, whose translation is MWEDLDKLVFDINLPWVICGDFNEVREESKKKNCNFIDCRARRFNKFINDNCLIDVPLGDRKYTRISGDGKKLSKLDRFLVSEKVFLIWENLIATVFDRDISDHCPIMLRDSHVDFGPKPIKIFDEWYELEGVQQVIKDTCDELGNLVKEIKELKKVVNSWVQQVENRNVSEAELKVYLDSRKEMFEKDKTKSNMLKQKARIRWTISGDENMKYFHLVIRHNYNKCNIRGLSINGIWNEQPEETKEAARTHFKRQFEQPALNRPSLANLNDKVLSSDDANLLEEKFTELEIWSAIKECANNKARDRMGSISSFSKKFGK